Proteins from a genomic interval of Diceros bicornis minor isolate mBicDic1 chromosome 34, mDicBic1.mat.cur, whole genome shotgun sequence:
- the KCNC3 gene encoding LOW QUALITY PROTEIN: potassium voltage-gated channel subfamily C member 3 (The sequence of the model RefSeq protein was modified relative to this genomic sequence to represent the inferred CDS: deleted 1 base in 1 codon): MLSSVCVSSFRGRQGASKQQPAPPPQPPESPPPPSPPPPPPPLQQQQQQQQPAQPGPAASPAGPPAPRGPGGRRAEPCPGLPAAAMGRHGGGGGDSGKIVINVGGVRHETYRSTLRTLPGTRLAGLTEPEAAARFDYDPGADEFFFDRHPGVFAYVLNYYRTGKLHCPADVCGPLFEEELGFWGIDETDVEACCWMTYRQHRDAEEALDSFEAPDPAGAANAANAAGAHDAGLDDEAGAGGGGLDGAGGELKRLCFQDAGGGAGGPPGGAGGAGGTWWRRWQPRVWALFEDPYSSRAARYVAFASLFFILISITTFCLETHEGFIHISNKTVTQASPIPGAPPENITNVEVETEPFLTYVEGVCVVWFTFEFLMRITFCPDKVEFLKSSLNIIDCVAILPFYLEVGLSGLSSKAAKDVLGFLRVVRFVRILRIFKLTRHFVGLRVLGHTLRASTNEFLLLIIFLALGVLIFATMIYYAERIGADPNDILGSNHTYFKNIPIGFWWAVVTMTTLGYGDMYPKTWSGMLVGALCALAGVLTIAMPVPVIVNNFGMYYSLAMAKQKLPKKKNKHIPRPPQPGSPNYCKPDPPPPPPPHPHHGSGGISPPPPITPPSMGVTVAGAYPPGPHTHPGLLRGGAGGLGIMGLPPLPAPGEPCPLAQEEVIEINRADPRPNGDPAAAALAHEDCPAIDQPAMSPEDKSPITPGSRGRYSRDRACFLLTDYAPSPDGSIRKATGAPPLPPHTGVSQAPQASCPTSTPTLRPGYPPSGRTPSPRALVTA, from the exons ATGCTGAGCTCAGTCTGCGTCTCGTCCTTCCGCGGGCGCCAGGGGGCCAGCAAGCAGCAGCcggcgccgccgccgcagccGCCCGAGTCCCCGCCGCCGCCGtccccgccgccgccaccgccgccgctgcagcagcagcagcagcagcagcagcctgcGCAGCCCGGCCCCGCCGCGTCCCCGGCGGGCCCCCCGGCACCCCGCGGGCCCGGGGGCCGGCGCGCCGAGCCATGCCCCGGGCTGCCGGCGGCGGCCATGGGGCGGcacggcggcggcggtggcgacAGCGGCAAGATCGTGATCAACGTGGGCGGCGTGCGCCATGAGACGTACCGCTCGACGCTGCGCACCCTGCCGGGGACGCGGCTGGCCGGCCTGACGGAGCCCGAGGCGGCGGCGCGCTTCGACTACGACCCGGGCGCCGACGAGTTCTTCTTCGACCGGCACCCGGGCGTCTTCGCCTACGTGCTCAACTACTACCGCACCGGCAAGCTGCACTGCCCGGCCGACGTGTGCGGGCCGCTCTTCGAGGAGGAGCTCGGCTTCTGGGGCATCGACGAGACCGACGTGGAGGCCTGCTGCTGGATGACCTACCGGCAGCACCGCGACGCCGAGGAGGCGCTCGACTCCTTCGAGGCGCCCGACCCCGCGGGCGCCGCCAACGCCGCCAACGCCGCGGGCGCCCACGACGCGGGCCTGGACGACGAggcgggcgcgggcggcggcggcctgGACGGCGCGGGCGGCGAGCTCAAGCGCCTCTGCTTCCAGGACGCGGGCGGCGGCGCCGGGGGGCCGCCAGGGGGCGCGGGCGGCGCGGGCGGCACGTGGTGGCGCCGCTGGCAGCCCCGCGTGTGGGCGCTCTTCGAGGACCCCTACTCGTCGCGGGCCGCCAGG TATGTGGCCTTCGCGTCCCTCTTCTTCATCCTCATCTCCATCACCACCTTCTGCCTGGAGACCCACGAGGGCTTCATCCACATCAGCAACAAGACGGTGACGCAGGCCTCCCCGATCCCCGGGGCTCCGCCGGAGAACATCACCAacgtggaggtggagacggagccCTTCCTGACCTACGTGGAGGGCGTGTGCGTGGTCTGGTTCACCTTCGAGTTCCTCATGCGCATCACCTTCTGCCCGGACAAGGTGGAATTTCTCAAGAGCAGCCTCAACATCATCGACTGCGTGGCCATCCTGCCCTTCTATCTCGAGGTGGGCCTCTCGGGCCTCAGCTCCAAGGCCGCCAAAGACGTGCTGGGCTTCCTACGGGTCGTCCGCTTCGTCCGAATCCTGCGCATCTTCAAGCTCACGCGCCACTTTGTGGGGCTGCGTGTGCTGGGCCACACGCTCCGCGCCAGCACCAATGAGTTCTTGCTGCTCATCATCTTCCTGGCGCTGGGCGTGCTCATCTTTGCCACCATGATCTACTACGCCGAGCGCATTGGCGCCGACCCCAATGACATCCTGGGCTCCAACCATACGTACTTCAAGAACATCCCCATCGGCTTCTGGTGGGCCGTGGTCACCATGACGACCCTTGGCTATGGAGACATGTATCCCAAGACGTGGTCGGGCATGCTGGTGGGGGCGCTGTGTGCGCTGGCTGGGGTACTGACCATCGCCATGCCCGTGCCCGTGATTGTCAACAACTTTGGCATGTACTATTCGCTGGCCATGGCCAAACAGAAGCTGCccaagaagaagaacaaacacatcCCCCGGCCCCCGCAGCCTGGCTCGCCCAACTACTGCAAGCCCgacccgcccccgccgcccccaccccaccctcaccacGGCAGCGGCGGCATCAGTCCCCCACCACCCATCACCCCGCCCTCCATGGGGGTGACTGTGGCCGGGGCCTACCCGCCGGGGCCCCACACGCACCCGGGGCTGCTCAGGGGGGGAGCGGGTGGGCTCGGGATCATGGGGCTGCCTCCTCTGCCGGCCCCTGGGGAGCCGTGCCCGTTGGCTCAGGAGGAAGTGATTGAGATCAACCGAGCAG ATCCCCGCCCCAATGGCGACCCAGCAGCAGCCGCGCTTGCCCACGAGGACTGCCCGGCCATCGACCAGCCCGCCATGTCCCCGGAAGACAAGAGCCCCATCACCCCCGGGAGCCGGGGCCGCTACAGCCGCGACCGAGCCTGCTTCCTCCTCACCGACTATGCCCCTTCCCCTGATGGCTCCATCCGGAAAG CCACCGGTGCTCCCCCACTG CCCCCCCATACTGGCGTAAGCCAGGCCCCCCAAGCTTCTTGCCCGACCTCAACGCCAACGCTGCGGCCTGGATATCCCCCTAGTGGACGAACCCCCTCCCCCCGGG CTCTTGTCACCGCCTGA